The following nucleotide sequence is from Paenibacillus andongensis.
GATATGAGAGATCTTACTCGGCTTGATGTGAAAAACGATGTGATCGGTAAGAAACGAACGCTTCCTGTGTTGTATTTACTATCCATTGATGATGCGGCATTCAGCCCATTGAAAGCGTATTATGAGGGTGAAATTACCGCCGACTTTCTGTTGGAGGAGAAAGAGAATTTTTTGCAAATGATTCAAGATTCCGGATGTATGGAATATGCCCGAATTGTTCAATCTGTTTGCATTCAAAAGGCCGAGGAGATCTATGAGAATTTGCAAGCCGTATCTCCATGGAAAGAAAGATTTAAGGAAATTACGTACAGAGATTTTCTGGATACGGACTAGGGGGCGAACACTCGAGTTGGAAGAAGGGTCATTGACAACTCTTCTCAATTAAAATAAAATGGATATTATATAATAATAATTCTAAATAAAGTTACGCACTCATTTATTTATCACACTCTAACCTATGAAGGAGAATGCAGATGTCCCATAACCACTTAACAACGAACCAGGGTGCGCCTGTAGGCGATAACCAGAACTCACGGACAGCAGGCCAGAATGGACCGACACTACTAGAGGATTACCACTTATTAGAGAAGATTGCTCATTTCGATCGGGAACGTATTCCGGAACGTGTGGTTCATGCGCGCGGAGCGGGAGCTTTTGGAACCTTCACGGTTGAAAATTCGATGAAACGTTATACGAAAGCGGGCTTTCTAGCTGAAGTGGGCAAAGAAACGGCGGTATTCGTACGCTTTTCCACCGTTATTCACGGGCAAGGATCACCTGAAACAGCACGCGATCCGCGTGGTTTCGCAGTTAAATTTTATACGGAAGAAGGCAATTACGATCTTGTCGGCAATAATCTGCCTGTTTTCTTTATCCGCGATGCGATGAAATTCCCTGACATGGTTCACTCCTTGAAACCTGCGCCTGACACGAATGTGCAGACACCTGACCGCTATTGGGATTTCATGTCCCTGACACCGGAATCGACGCATATGCTGACTTGGGTATTCTCGGACTACGGCACACCAGCGAATTACCGTGAAATGAATGGTTTCGGTGTTCATGCGTTTAAATGGATCAATTCCGTAGGGAATTATGTGTATGTGAAATATCACTGGAAACCGCATCAAGGCGTTCGTAATTTGAGCAAAGCCGAAGCATCAGCCATTCAGGGTGAGGATTTCAGCCATGCGACAAGAGATTTGTACGACCACATCGATCGCGGCGAATTCCCGAAATGGGATCTGCATGTGCAGCTGCTGCAGCCTGAGGATTTGGATGCTTACGATTTTGATCCGTTGGACCCAACCAAAGTGTGGCCAGAAGACCTTATTCCCTTGCAAAAAGTAGGGACGATGACGTTAAACCGCAACGCGCAAAACTTTTTTGCTGATGTGGAGCAAGCAGCTTTTGCGCCAAGTGTGTTGGTATCAGGGATCGAGCCATCGGAAGATAAGCTGCTGCAAGGCCGGCTTTTCTCCTACCCGGATACACAAAGACACCGTCTCGGTGCCAACTACCTGCAAATTCCGGTGAACTGCCCTTATGCAACTGTCAGCAACAACCAGCGTGATGGCGCTATGCAAATGAAGCCGCAGCCTGGCAGTGTGAATTATGAGCCGACTCGTCATGCCGATGCACCGAAAGAAGCACCGGAATTCCGCGACAGCAGCGCTCCACTGAACGGCTCCGCCGGTCGACAAAAAATCGCGAAAACCAATGATTTCGCACAAGCCGGAGACACATTCCGCAGCTTCAGCGAGCAAGAGCAAGCAAATTTCATTTCGAATCTGGTAGGCGACCTCTCGTCTGTTCACGAGAAATCGAAATTATTGGCGATTTGCAACTTCTACAGAGCGGATAGCAGACTGGGAGAAAGCTTGGCAGCAGGCCTGAACGTGGATATTTCGGGTTACTTACAACACTTGAATCGCTAAAGGCCATCATAAAATAAAATAAAATAAATAAATGCCAATAAATCGAAGAGGAGGTTCCCATCATGGTAAAGCATGATCTGAATCAAGCGCTGCAGCGAATGCGCGCCAAAAACATACCTTTAACACCGCAGCGGTGTGCCATACTTACGTTTCTATATGCCCAGGGCAGTTACACAACGGTCAAAGATATTTGTGAAGCATTGATCGTTAAATATCCCCATATGAATGCGATGACGGTTAACAGCAGCTTGCATGTGTTTAAACAGCTTGGTTTAGTTAATGAGTTGCCTGTAGCGGGTGCCTCTTTACGATATGAAGCGGCAATTTGCTCGTAAATGGTTGGAAATAGGTAAGGCGCTGCAGCAGGAGAAGAGATAAGATTGCCTCTTCTCACGCTGCAGCGCCTTTTTTAGTATAACCCTAGTTGCTGTTAAGAGCTTTCGCGTCTAAGTTCGTTCACAGCATCCATAAGCTCTTTGCCAATATAGGATCGAGCTTCTTCATATACAGGCTCAAGCGCATGCTGCCATTCATCACGTTCCTCCTTGGTTAGGATGTGAATGTTCATCTGTCCAATCTTCTGCAGCTCATTCCATTGTTTGAGGTTGATCGCTATGGCATTTTGATTTGCCCAAATCGTCGTTTCCTGCATGGCCTCATGGATTGCT
It contains:
- a CDS encoding catalase, producing MSHNHLTTNQGAPVGDNQNSRTAGQNGPTLLEDYHLLEKIAHFDRERIPERVVHARGAGAFGTFTVENSMKRYTKAGFLAEVGKETAVFVRFSTVIHGQGSPETARDPRGFAVKFYTEEGNYDLVGNNLPVFFIRDAMKFPDMVHSLKPAPDTNVQTPDRYWDFMSLTPESTHMLTWVFSDYGTPANYREMNGFGVHAFKWINSVGNYVYVKYHWKPHQGVRNLSKAEASAIQGEDFSHATRDLYDHIDRGEFPKWDLHVQLLQPEDLDAYDFDPLDPTKVWPEDLIPLQKVGTMTLNRNAQNFFADVEQAAFAPSVLVSGIEPSEDKLLQGRLFSYPDTQRHRLGANYLQIPVNCPYATVSNNQRDGAMQMKPQPGSVNYEPTRHADAPKEAPEFRDSSAPLNGSAGRQKIAKTNDFAQAGDTFRSFSEQEQANFISNLVGDLSSVHEKSKLLAICNFYRADSRLGESLAAGLNVDISGYLQHLNR
- a CDS encoding Fur family transcriptional regulator — protein: MVKHDLNQALQRMRAKNIPLTPQRCAILTFLYAQGSYTTVKDICEALIVKYPHMNAMTVNSSLHVFKQLGLVNELPVAGASLRYEAAICS